A stretch of the Larimichthys crocea isolate SSNF chromosome IX, L_crocea_2.0, whole genome shotgun sequence genome encodes the following:
- the LOC104922461 gene encoding guanine nucleotide-binding protein G(q) subunit alpha translates to MILSSVGACCLSPEAKEARRINDEIERQLRRDKRDSRREYKLLLLGTGESGKSTFIKQMRIIHGRGYSDEDKRGFTRLVYQNIFTAMQAMVQAMNTLQIPYKYENNKANASLVSGVDVEKVTTLTKPYVDAIKRLWSDPGIQECYNRKREYQLSDSTKYYLNDLDRIADTPYLPTQQDVLRVRVPTTGIIEYPFDLENVVFRMVDVGGQRSERRKWIHCFENVTSIMFLVALSEYDQVLVESVNENRMEESMALFRTIITYKWFKESSVILFLNKIDLLEEKIMYSHLVDYFPEYDGPQRDVKSAKEFILDMFVSLNPHEKKIIYSHFTCATDTDNIRFVFRAVKDHILQGNLEVYNLV, encoded by the exons ATGATTCTGAGCTCCGTGGGGGCTTGCTGCCTCAGCCCAGAGGCCAAAGAGGCTCGCAGGATCAACGATGAGATTGAGAGGCAGCTCCGCCGGGACAAGAGGGACTCCCGACGGGAATACAAACTCCTATTGCTCG GAACTGGTGAAAGCGGGAAGAGCACTTTCATCAAACAGATGAGGATCATCCACGGTCGTGGATACTCCGACGAGGACAAGAGAGGGTTCACCAGGCTCGTCTACCAGAACATCTTCACAGCTATGCAGGCCATGGTCCAGGCCATGAATACATTACAGATCCCCTACAAGTATGAAAACAACAAG GCAAACGCCAGTCTTGTCAGTGGGGTCGATGTGGAGAAGGTGACAACATTAACGAAACCTTACGTGGATGCCATCAAGAGACTGTGGAGTGACCCGGGGATTCAGGAATGCTACAATCGGAAGAGGGAATACCAGCTCTCAGACTCGACCAAATA CTATCTCAATGACTTGGACCGAATTGCTGATACCCCTTATCTGCCAACACAGCAGGATGTCTTGAGGGTCAGGGTGCCCACGACAGGTATTATAGAGTACCCGTTTGACCTGGAGAATGTGGTGTTCAG GATGGTGGATGTGGGTGGCCAGCgttcagagaggaggaagtggattCACTGCTTCGAGAATGTCACTTCCATCATGTTCCTGGTGGCGCTCAGCGAGTACGATCAGGTCCTCGTGGAGTCCGTCAATGAG aatCGCATGGAGGAAAGCATGGCCTTGTTCCGGACAATCATAACCTACAAGTGGTTCAAAGAGTCCTCTGTAATCTTGTTCCTCAACAAGATAGATTTGCTGGAGGAGAAGATCATGTACTCGCATTTGGTCGACTACTTCCCTGAATATGATG GTCCCCAGCGAGATGTCAAATCAGCGAAAGAATTCATCTTAGATATGTTTGTCAGCCTCAATCCACAcgagaaaaaaataatctactCCCACTTCACCTGcgccacagacacagacaacatTCGATTTGTCTTCCGTGCGGTGAAGGACCACATCTTGCAGGGCAACCTGGAAGTCTACAACTTGGTTTAA